In the genome of Oncorhynchus nerka isolate Pitt River linkage group LG27, Oner_Uvic_2.0, whole genome shotgun sequence, the window ATATCACTACAAAGCACTTATTTTAAAAATCGAACACTTGTGTGGTACCTCAACTCTTAAATACCATCATCGAACAATGCTCAACATAACCAGTATGGTCTGGGTCAAAATCCTAATCTCGGTATGAATGATCAAATTGTGTCCTTCAATCCCATAATAGAACAGGTACTGTGACAGAAACAGTCACAAGAAAGGCTTTTCATAGCCCATCATGACTTACATTGAGTTTATCGGGGCTGATCCAGTTGTTGTCTGGGAACTGCACATCAAATTTAATATACAGGTCTCCTTTTTCAAATGGATTACGGTACTGTGGCATCCCCTCGCCTCGCACAACTCTGACCGAGCCTGTAAAATAAACATTGCATCATAGAAACATTACTTTCACATACTGCATTGATTAATAGTCACATGCTGTGGTCTCATCTACAATATGTAAAACCAGTACAAAGATCAAAATCTTACCTGGCTCAATGACTTTGCCAGCAGCGTACTTGACTACAATCTGTCTGCCATCTAAGTGTTTCAACGTAAACTGGAATCCACAAAGTGCTTCAACAAGGCCAATCTTATGGGTCATGTGCAGGTCATGGGCCTCTCTTTTGTATGTCTGTTGGCATGAGAAAACAGGCAGTGTCTCAATATAGTAATAGAGAGGTTGTTTTAGGCCAATTTAAAATGACCAACATTTGCTGGAAATGTAACAAAGTATACCTGAGGACTAACCGATACTGCTGGCTGATTGTACATAATGAATATAAGATAATAGCCCCAGGAAGCTGTGCATATACATCCTGTCAGAGTATTGTCTCCCCTTCCCATTGACTCCCCTGTACTGGCCTATTCTCCACATGAGAGGCTGGTGCCATCAACATGTGTGTTCTCCCATCTTCAGAGGAGTGAGTCTGGAGGTGACACAATGGAGTGGAAATGCTAGGACTCTAGGATTAGGAACGATGTGCCACTCGTGACTATAACTAATACCAAGTTATGCCAGACATGCAGGGGGCTCAGAGGGTGGGAGGCCAGTACTGGAAACTGGATTACAGCATGTTCACATTGGCCTAGCAGCATTGTCACTGCAATCTGCTCCCAAAAGATCCCAGTCAAGAGTGCTGGAGGACCCAACTCAGCCAGCTGGCTGCTTTTGGTCAACCAGCTGCCATTCAACATTATCCATCTATACTACTCAAGTGCTCATAGAAATAAGACATAACAGCTGAGTAATAACACGTTTACACACAAATGTTTCACCTTCACTAATAtgtttctacattgtagtatTGCCTTTAGTCAACAAGAGACGTAGTCTTAAGGAGTGGGGAccatggtgtccagagcacagcagTTAATCTCTACCTCATGCTCTTTCTCTTGCAGGACAAGGACAATGTCTCCTGGCTCAACCCCAGGCGCCTGGTCAGCTTCCCCTCCGAAGGTGATCTTCTGCCCATGCTTCATGCCTTTGTCGACATGGACCTCCAGGATTTTCACCTCCTTACTAACCTTCTTGCCCTCGCACTTTTTACAGCGGTCTTTCTCGTTGATCACCTCACCTATGGGTATAACCATAGAAGTTTAGGAGTCTGATAGGGCAAAGCCTTTTCATGAGTCGCTGGGTACTACAAGTTTATGGTTTCTAAACTGTACTGTTGCTTACCTTCTCCATTACAATCAGTACAAACGGACTGCATCTGTTGGACCATCCCAGGAGCCAACTGTCTGATCATGATGCGCATACCACGACCCCTGCAGGCCACACACTTCTGAACTGCGCCAGTCTTCCCACCCTGGCTGTTGAGAAGAAGTTATAACTTTTTGTCTAACACCAACAAACCTACATGAGCAACATGTATGATGCAATAATTGACAGGCAGATAAAGCAAGACCTGAACACTGCTTCATGTGGGCTAGAGAAGTAATTTTGAGGGAAAATTGTTGCAGATACAAATGGAAGAATGTGGAAACACTTACCCATTACAAGTGCCACAAAGAACATTCTTGCTCAGCTGCAGTTTAGTTGTTTTTCCATTGTACAGGTCTTCAAGTGAAACTCTTAAAAAAACAATGAGCATAATTGGAGACAGTAGCAAGATCATAGAAACCACAGGCAGACAATGTAGTCAGAATATTAAAAAATATTTGATTATCACTCAATAGATCTGTGACACCAATCTATAGAGTAAGCTTACTTGAGTGGGTgaaccatgtcctctcctcttcgtCTACCACCATTTCGGCTGCGCCCCTGTCCGCCCATGAAGCCAAAAAGTCCACCGCCGAAGATGTGTGAAAAGATGTCATCCATtcccccaccacctccacctccttccCGCAGTCCCTGCTCCCCATAGCGATCATACAGCTCCTTCTTCTCTGGATTAGTCAACACTTCATATGCAAAACTGATCTCCTTGAACTGTTTGAAGGAGACAGGGGGACATTAAGTTCTATGACATCTACAGATATGTGTTAACATTTATGTAGCTACTCAGAAGTGTAAGGAATGGTTGAatccctccccccaaaaaaatcttcATGCAATTTCAATACCTTGTCGCCAGCATTTGGGTTTTTGTCGGGGTGATATTCCTTTGCTAGCTTCCGGTATGACTGAAAGAAAAGACAAAACACATAAGTTCAAGGCACTGGTTTCGATTATTTATGCTAGTCAACATTAGCCAATGAGTTGTATAACCACCACCCTTTCCACGTTATCCCCGTAGTAGCCATCAGTGAAATATTGACAGGAATCGGACGTTCCTTTTTACAGTAACGTTAGTTAGCCTCCCTAAATTAGCTAACTAGTAAATTGAGCTTGAAACTGCGGAAGAAAGCTAACGGTAGCGATTGTCTAATAATGACTTAAGTTAACGACTGGCTAAACAATTAAAATAATGACAAAATCAATATTAACCAGCGATCCATCAGAATTTCCCCAACAAAATCAACCCAAAAATCTCTGACCTGAAGATTTTGCCCCAAAATTCCATTACTGTGAATTAAACTGTTAACACGTGAGTTAACGTCGTAGGCTAGCCGGCTAAATAACgcaactagccagctaactagttaGGCGGCACACACTACGTTAGCTAACATTAAAATATCAAACCGGGGTAACCTTGATATTGTACCTTATCTATAGCAACCTGGTATGAGGCGACTCGGTCGTATCTGTTATCAGTAGACAGACGCACgagagttagctagctaacgttactagcTAACCATTGTCTTAACTAGTTAGCAACCACCAGTCTGGAAAAACGTAAACAAAACAACTGCTAATCCAGTTCTATCAAACGCGTTGATACAGTAGTGGTTTAATATGTAACAATGTATTGTGTATTATGCGGACTATAAACAAAAATACAAGCGATAGTGTTAACGTCCTCGCTACCAACCGCATGCTAACTTTTACAAAAATATATAACGTTACTCGAAAGCGTTCGTTATACGCGAGATGCCATCGTTGAAACAGAACGCTAGCAC includes:
- the LOC115112129 gene encoding dnaJ homolog subfamily A member 2-like — encoded protein: MANVVDTKLYDILGVSPTATENELKKSYRKLAKEYHPDKNPNAGDKFKEISFAYEVLTNPEKKELYDRYGEQGLREGGGGGGGMDDIFSHIFGGGLFGFMGGQGRSRNGGRRRGEDMVHPLKVSLEDLYNGKTTKLQLSKNVLCGTCNGQGGKTGAVQKCVACRGRGMRIMIRQLAPGMVQQMQSVCTDCNGEGEVINEKDRCKKCEGKKVSKEVKILEVHVDKGMKHGQKITFGGEADQAPGVEPGDIVLVLQEKEHETYKREAHDLHMTHKIGLVEALCGFQFTLKHLDGRQIVVKYAAGKVIEPGSVRVVRGEGMPQYRNPFEKGDLYIKFDVQFPDNNWISPDKLNELEDLLPTRAEAPIVSGDAEEVDLQDYDVSQGSSGGRREAYNDSSDDEGGHHGPGVQCAHQ